The Marinobacter szutsaonensis sequence GCCACCCGTGGCTCGGTCTGGCTGCAGATGGCCGATGCCATCAGCGATCCCATCAGCGCATACTGGTACAGATTCTCGGCGGTGGAATCGACATTGGCACCAAGATCCAGAACATGGCACTTGCCGCGAAGCGAGGGAATCAGTTTGGCAATGGCCGGGCGCTCGATACCCGGGTACATCCGGATGATGGAACGGCCGAAGGCCATCAGTGCACCGGTATTGCCGGCGCTGACGCAGCCCTGAGCCTCACCATCGCGGACCAGGCCAAGGGCAACAGCCATGGAGGAATTCTTCTTGTGACGCAGAGCATGGGACGGGCGCTCGTTCATACGGACCACATCGGCCGCCTCGACCACCCGGATTCGGGCATGCCCCTCACGCAACAAAGCCTCGAGCTCACTCCGGATACCCACCAGAATGATGCTCAAGGCTTCGTTTTCACGCACTGCCAGCAGTGCCGCGGACACCACCACTTCGGGTCCGCGGTCACCGCTCATAGCGTCTATTGCGATGGTAACCGGGGTCACGGTTCTTCCATCCGACACTTGCGCGGTGACTGGTCGCAACGAGATTACTCGTCGCGTGCTTCGATTACCTGCTTACCACGGTAAAAGCCGTCCGGAGATACGTGGTGACGACGATGAACTTCACCAGTGGTTGCATCGGTGGACAGAGCAGCAGTGCTCAGAGCGTCGTGAGA is a genomic window containing:
- the plsX gene encoding phosphate acyltransferase PlsX, whose translation is MSDGRTVTPVTIAIDAMSGDRGPEVVVSAALLAVRENEALSIILVGIRSELEALLREGHARIRVVEAADVVRMNERPSHALRHKKNSSMAVALGLVRDGEAQGCVSAGNTGALMAFGRSIIRMYPGIERPAIAKLIPSLRGKCHVLDLGANVDSTAENLYQYALMGSLMASAICSQTEPRVALLNVGEEEIKGNEQVRLASHMLAQCETINYIGYVEGSDLFRDVADVVVCDGFVGNIALKTGEGVAGLLIELMEQAFTRSLYGRFVGLLARPIIGRLLQLMDPSRHNGASLLGLQGVVIKSHGNANERAMLAAIRQAVREVQLEVPRRINERLDDLML
- the rpmF gene encoding 50S ribosomal protein L32, producing MAVQQNRKTRSKRGMRRSHDALSTAALSTDATTGEVHRRHHVSPDGFYRGKQVIEARDE